A stretch of DNA from Diospyros lotus cultivar Yz01 chromosome 14, ASM1463336v1, whole genome shotgun sequence:
CAACTAATACTTTctaaacataattaattattttttcaataataatttatatccAACACATTCCCCTTTGATGAAAAGCCCAAGGAGTTCGGAGGGCATTGAGCCCATCGGGCTAAGCCTAAGCCCATTTACCCCAACAAGGGCAAGATGGTAAAATCAGCACAGAGCCCATCACCGCGAATTCCCCATCTATAAATACCAACAAACCTTATCGTCGTCTTCCTCGCCGTTTCGACCCAAGCCCTAGCCCTAACCCTAACCCACATAGCCGGAGCAAGGAAATGACGACGCGATTCAAGAAGAACCGGAAGAAGCGCGGCCACGTGAGCGCCGGGCACGGCCGCATCGGGAAGCACCGGAAGCACCCTGGCGGCCGTGGAAACGCTGGAGGCATGCACCACCACCGGATCCTATTCGACAAGTACCATCCTGGATACTTCGGGAAGGTCGGAATGAGGTACTTCCACAAGCTCCGCAACAAGTTCTACTGCCCCATCGTCAACGTTGAGAAGCTCTGGTCGCTCGTGCCCGAGGAGTCCAAGGACAAGGCCACGCAGCAGAGCGTACCGGTGATCGATGTGACGCAGTTCGGGTACTTCAAGGTCTTGGGCAAGGGCATGTTGCCGCCGTCGCAGCCGGTGGTTGTCAAGGCCAAGCTTGTGTCGAAGATCGCCGAGAAGAAGATCAAGGAGGCCGGTGGCGCCGTCGTGCTTACCGCTTAGGTTTCGTTTGATTTTCTCGTCTGGTGTTTTATGGTTATATTGGATTTGAAATTACTAAGGTAGTGGTTTCCTTGAAGTACTTTGGAGTTAGTTACCTTCTGGTTTAATTAATGTGAACTTGTTTACCTAAATATTTGATCTGAAACCATTTTGATATTTGGTTATTGCCATGTTGTGcttggattttgtttaatttggtTCTATGTTGTCCATCTTTCTACAGTTATATTGAGCTTCAATGCGTTTTGAGTATTTTGGAGGATTTAATTATTCGGGCATAATTCTATGAACTTTCCTTATGCTGGTGAGATTAATTTGATGGGAAAATGCTATGATGATTGTACTTTATGATGATACTTTGACTTCAACGAGGCAATTTCTTGAGTGCCATTTTGTGCACCTGCTTTAACGCAGGTGCACATCACCCACATCCAATTGGGGGGTAAATTGCCCCAAAAGCAGCCTTGTTTTCCGTCTAGTTGGGGGGGCAAATTATCCAATTTACCCCCCAATTGGATGTGGGTGATGTGCACCTGCATTAAAGCAGgtgcacaaaatcgcactccaatTTCTTCTGTGATGTTTTTTAGTTTGCCAAGATTGTTATGTTGTAATTTAATTGATATTAGGTTGCCTAAATGCTGTGTGGATGTGCTGGACAAATACTTGTAGTGCTAGCCTTGTTCACCCAAAATGGTTTGCAATGTGTACTATTATTTTTGCAGAATATTTGGAACGTGGAATGATTTTTAATTGCAGTTTTCTGCTTTATTCTGATGGGATTGTATCTACAGTATAGTTGGTGCTGGTATTTGCGTCCCTGTTTTGATTTAGTCCATCTGGTTCCGCAAGTGTTTGTAGATATGCAAGGCCAATGAGTGACCTTGAAATTGCTGGATGTGGGTTTGTTTCTATCAATCTGATTTTGTTACTTGATGCCAGGTTTTAGTTAGAATGTCTGGAATGAGGACGTATTGTGTACAACGATGAAAAAGTTGTAGTTTAGGGCAAATTTTATTTGACATGGCTGCCAGCAcatgtcaaataaattataaattcgaTTGAAACTACTGGAACTGTTGTATGAATTTTTTGtctttagtttaatttttgaccTGTTGGTTTTGGTTCTTTGTATGGGAAACGCTTCTTGATATGTTATCTTCTGTTGCTCTGGTTTTGTTACACTTTGCTGTTATGTGATtcgatttgtttttttgttggttttatagttttttcttttatggGTTCTAGGTTGTGTAAGTGTGTTTACATTTACAAGGGCATTAATACTGACGATGACTTGTGGTGGGAAAAATGTTTCAGGCGTGCTCATTTTGTAGTCCCAAGGTCTGGTACTAGGCATATCTGGGTTTGTGAGTCACAATTTGGTGACTTAAGTAAGCTAGATTATGTATATTTGATGTAGTGAAGTAAACAAATGTAATCTATAAAGCACTGAGACTTCTTGAGGATTTACCTTTTCGATTGCTTTATATGGATTGGATCAAAAGCAGTTCTTGAATGGGATATTAACTCCAGGGATGGATTGAAAAAGAAATCTTTATTGGCTCTGCCTCTTAACTTTTTATGAAgagaatgaatttttttattgaaggaTAAAAAAAGGGGTTTGGATCTCGAGAATGATTCGGAAGGTTCTAATCCAAAGATAGTGGTATGGAGGCGGTCAATTAATATAGATTGATTTGAAATGtaattcaaattcaatataGTCGCTATGGGTATTGAATATCTTTAAATTTGAATAGGGAATTTAAAGGGTTTAGATAGGGAAACAAATTTTGAATCATGgaattataatgaaatataagAGTTGTAAGCGTTGTACATTTGTCATTGGTGCATCGGACATTTGTTCATGCTTAGGGGtatacaaaaaaatcaacaaattacATAAATTGACTGCATTGAATTGTAATGCATCACGAGATTTTTTGGAGTTAGTGATTGGCACAGTTTGAGAAATTCTCAAGCCGTGCGACTTAAAATTTTTCAGTTTGATTAAAAATCGAACTGATCgagtattttattaataaaaaaatataaaattaaatataaggttcccaactcttttcttttcccctcATTTTTTTCTAGttagaatctctctctctctctctctcaagaatGCTGAGAGAATGCTACTGCAAATaattgatattataaaatttaattgtctATCTGATATTGAATCCGATCGGATTTTTATCGTGAAAACAGTCTCTATATACAATAAAGTGagtcttttagttttatcagCTTTATTTTAGTATAGatctatgatatatatatacacatacgtGATTAGGATTTGACtgaaagtttaaatttatatttacgaAGATTCAGTCATTGGATCTTATTAGTTTATAAGATATGTTAGTCGATAGGAGTAAGGGTGTTGAACCAACTTGcctatattaattaagttttgataattaacaaaaatatttttataatataaatatatttttttttatataaaaaaaattattttgaattaaaagtaggtacaaagagtaaatttattgtgaattaAAGGTTGattgtttttagatatgttttttttttggtcatttatgtctcaaaagtttatatttggatttttatttattgataaatgtttttattacttatacaaaaagtatttttattttaaattaaaagagaattatttttagatatattttctctttcttatataaaaaataaatttattttgaattaaagagaattgattttacacatattttcttt
This window harbors:
- the LOC127789525 gene encoding 60S ribosomal protein L27a-3-like — protein: MTTRFKKNRKKRGHVSAGHGRIGKHRKHPGGRGNAGGMHHHRILFDKYHPGYFGKVGMRYFHKLRNKFYCPIVNVEKLWSLVPEESKDKATQQSVPVIDVTQFGYFKVLGKGMLPPSQPVVVKAKLVSKIAEKKIKEAGGAVVLTA